The following coding sequences are from one Triticum dicoccoides isolate Atlit2015 ecotype Zavitan chromosome 4A, WEW_v2.0, whole genome shotgun sequence window:
- the LOC119287607 gene encoding uncharacterized protein LOC119287607 isoform X3 produces the protein MAEPPRHRTSPPALPHELVEEILLRLPHDDPACLLRASFACKAWGRAVSQPDFRGRFIKEHQHRPLPLIGFLHNWEDERVPRFFSTIALPFSLPAPDRASWLALDCRHGRALFLSESEGSGAQQLLVWDLNTGVQRRIPVPPLHSSYVYRTAAVLCPADGCDHRDCNGGPFRVVFVFTMVRCVLMWPGVTSVCVYSSETGTWSGELGKISHQFHALTFTCHSSLLLGRSLLYFMSDGGFILEYDLASNVLTGFETPYNSNKQIFNLMVAEDGGIGVSEGFSSHLKLWSREESDAQWVLSRVIHLQNSLPPAALVDAEAELMVLGFAEGVNVIFVNTVAGLFTIELQSERVKKDLLPSIPSENVGDEEGGEEEKTVDEAHQLLDKGSNTIKEGGFVDAVERVSHDLNARVGGHGEVAPGCASTFDKYECAYIAQEVNDSLDDVSRSVSNEESVKGTSSKDDAEDSKTSGSNGEDAAPSSEKGDSQEGTVLSLSLSLDQQCCQGCTTAW, from the exons ATGGCAGAACCGCCACGGCACCGCACCTCGCCGCCGGCGCTCCCGCACGAGCTCGTCGaggagatcctcctccgcctcccacACGACGACCCAGCCTGCCTCCTCCGCGCCTCCTTCGCCTGCAAGGCCTGGGGCCGCGCCGTCTCCCAGCCCGACTTCCGCGGCCGCTTCATCAAGGAGCACCAGCATCGGCCACTGCCCTTGATCGGCTTCCTCCACAACTGGGAGGACGAGCGCGTCCCCCGCTTCTTCTCCACCATCGCCTTGCCCTTCTCCCTCCCCGCCCCGGACCGCGCCTCCTGGCTCGCCCTCGACTGCCGCCACGGCCGCGCCCTCTTCCTCTCCGAGTCCGAGGGATCTGGTGCTCAGCAACTCCTTGTGTGGGATCTAAACACGGGCGTCCAGCGGCGCATACCAGTGCCCCCGCTGCACAGCAGCTACGTGTACAGGACCGCGGCCGTGCTCTGCCCAGCGGACGGGTGCGACCACCGCGACTGCAACGGGGGTCCCTTCCGCGTGGTCTTCGTCTTCACCATGGTCCGGTGTGTGCTGATGTGGCCCGGTGTCACGTCGGTGTGCGTCTACTCGTCAGAGACTGGCACGTGGTCCGGTGAACTGGGCAAGATTAGTCACCAGTTCCACGCGTTGACGTTTACATGTCATTCCAGCCTGCTCCTTGGGAGGTCTCTGCTCTACTTCATGTCCGACGGTGGGTTCATCCTAGAGTATGACTTGGCCAGCAACGTCCTGACTGGCTTCGAGACGCCATACAACAGCAACAAGCAGATATTTAACCTTATGGTGGCGGAGGATGGTGGAATAGGAGTTAGCGAAGGCTTCAGTTCCCATCTCAAACTGTGGTCAAGGGAGGAGAGTGATGCACAGTGGGTACTTAGCCGGGTCATCCACCTGCAAAATTCGCTCCCACCTGCTGCTCTCGTGGATGCAGAGGCTGAACTGATGGTATTGGGATTTGCCGAGGGAGTGAATGTCATTTTCGTTAACACGGTGGCTGGCCTCTTCACAATCGAGCTACAGTCGGAGCGGGTGAAGAAG GACCTGCTGCCGTCGATCCCTAGTGAGAATGTAGGTGATGAGgaggggggagaggaggagaaaacAGTAGACGAGGCACATCAGCTACTTGACAAGgggtccaatactatcaaggagggtggCTTTGTCGACGCCGTTGAACGTGTCAGCCATGACCTCAATGCCAG GGTTGGGGGTCATGGAGAAGTTGCTCCAGGGTGTGCTAGCACGTTTGACAAATATGAATGCGCATACATAGCTCAAGAGGTGAATGATTCTTTGGATGATGTTTCCAGGAGTGTATCAAATGAAGAATCGGTGAAGGGCACATCCAGCAAAGATGATGCTGAGGACTCAAAGACCTCTGGTAGCAATGGTGAGGATGCTGCTCCATCTTCGGAGAAAGGTGATTCTCAAGAAGGTACTGTATTATCATTGTCCCTTTCTTTGGACCAGCAGTGCTGCCAGGGCTGCACAACTGCGTGGTGA
- the LOC119287607 gene encoding uncharacterized protein LOC119287607 isoform X1 — translation MAEPPRHRTSPPALPHELVEEILLRLPHDDPACLLRASFACKAWGRAVSQPDFRGRFIKEHQHRPLPLIGFLHNWEDERVPRFFSTIALPFSLPAPDRASWLALDCRHGRALFLSESEGSGAQQLLVWDLNTGVQRRIPVPPLHSSYVYRTAAVLCPADGCDHRDCNGGPFRVVFVFTMVRCVLMWPGVTSVCVYSSETGTWSGELGKISHQFHALTFTCHSSLLLGRSLLYFMSDGGFILEYDLASNVLTGFETPYNSNKQIFNLMVAEDGGIGVSEGFSSHLKLWSREESDAQWVLSRVIHLQNSLPPAALVDAEAELMVLGFAEGVNVIFVNTVAGLFTIELQSERVKKVCDDHGFCNLIPVVSFYTPVDRLEYQDLLPSIPSENVGDEEGGEEEKTVDEAHQLLDKGSNTIKEGGFVDAVERVSHDLNARVGGHGEVAPGCASTFDKYECAYIAQEVNDSLDDVSRSVSNEESVKGTSSKDDAEDSKTSGSNGEDAAPSSEKGDSQEGTVLSLSLSLDQQCCQGCTTAW, via the exons ATGGCAGAACCGCCACGGCACCGCACCTCGCCGCCGGCGCTCCCGCACGAGCTCGTCGaggagatcctcctccgcctcccacACGACGACCCAGCCTGCCTCCTCCGCGCCTCCTTCGCCTGCAAGGCCTGGGGCCGCGCCGTCTCCCAGCCCGACTTCCGCGGCCGCTTCATCAAGGAGCACCAGCATCGGCCACTGCCCTTGATCGGCTTCCTCCACAACTGGGAGGACGAGCGCGTCCCCCGCTTCTTCTCCACCATCGCCTTGCCCTTCTCCCTCCCCGCCCCGGACCGCGCCTCCTGGCTCGCCCTCGACTGCCGCCACGGCCGCGCCCTCTTCCTCTCCGAGTCCGAGGGATCTGGTGCTCAGCAACTCCTTGTGTGGGATCTAAACACGGGCGTCCAGCGGCGCATACCAGTGCCCCCGCTGCACAGCAGCTACGTGTACAGGACCGCGGCCGTGCTCTGCCCAGCGGACGGGTGCGACCACCGCGACTGCAACGGGGGTCCCTTCCGCGTGGTCTTCGTCTTCACCATGGTCCGGTGTGTGCTGATGTGGCCCGGTGTCACGTCGGTGTGCGTCTACTCGTCAGAGACTGGCACGTGGTCCGGTGAACTGGGCAAGATTAGTCACCAGTTCCACGCGTTGACGTTTACATGTCATTCCAGCCTGCTCCTTGGGAGGTCTCTGCTCTACTTCATGTCCGACGGTGGGTTCATCCTAGAGTATGACTTGGCCAGCAACGTCCTGACTGGCTTCGAGACGCCATACAACAGCAACAAGCAGATATTTAACCTTATGGTGGCGGAGGATGGTGGAATAGGAGTTAGCGAAGGCTTCAGTTCCCATCTCAAACTGTGGTCAAGGGAGGAGAGTGATGCACAGTGGGTACTTAGCCGGGTCATCCACCTGCAAAATTCGCTCCCACCTGCTGCTCTCGTGGATGCAGAGGCTGAACTGATGGTATTGGGATTTGCCGAGGGAGTGAATGTCATTTTCGTTAACACGGTGGCTGGCCTCTTCACAATCGAGCTACAGTCGGAGCGGGTGAAGAAGGTGTGCGATGATCATGGCTTCTGTAATTTGATTCCAGTTGTCAGCTTCTACACTCCCGTGGACCGTCTCGAATACCAGGACCTGCTGCCGTCGATCCCTAGTGAGAATGTAGGTGATGAGgaggggggagaggaggagaaaacAGTAGACGAGGCACATCAGCTACTTGACAAGgggtccaatactatcaaggagggtggCTTTGTCGACGCCGTTGAACGTGTCAGCCATGACCTCAATGCCAG GGTTGGGGGTCATGGAGAAGTTGCTCCAGGGTGTGCTAGCACGTTTGACAAATATGAATGCGCATACATAGCTCAAGAGGTGAATGATTCTTTGGATGATGTTTCCAGGAGTGTATCAAATGAAGAATCGGTGAAGGGCACATCCAGCAAAGATGATGCTGAGGACTCAAAGACCTCTGGTAGCAATGGTGAGGATGCTGCTCCATCTTCGGAGAAAGGTGATTCTCAAGAAGGTACTGTATTATCATTGTCCCTTTCTTTGGACCAGCAGTGCTGCCAGGGCTGCACAACTGCGTGGTGA
- the LOC119287605 gene encoding uncharacterized protein LOC119287605, translating into MAAPPPPPPPPPPPALPDDVVEEILLRLPPDDPGSLFRASLVCKAWRSTVSHPHFRRRFIGLHRHRAPPVLGFLHDWKDERIPDFVPTTASPFSLTAPDRRFWRALDCRHGRALFLSDDSQETQELILWEPITGARQGIPVPSAFTCGWPTAAVFCAADGCDHRDCAGGPFGVVFVFTLDISPNADVVTSACLYSSETSTWGKLNSREHEFAMDFEHNSSVLVGRSLLYFLSDGGMILEYNLGSGELAVLDTPPNDYGSENHRFNLMVAEDGLLGVAEAIDFQLILWKREASDGTNARWVVSRIIDLDIDPCTLVPVLGFAEGANAIFVKTVGSLFMIELQSEQAKRVCHNHGFCNLIPVVSFYTPHSGLQVPGGEHQDPAPRLNLLRRGGQQGVWEEKSLELAQVLFDKGCKAINEKDLAHAADCFRHALEIRVRHYGGLAPECASTFYRYGGALLCKAQEAANRSGANLRGKGQTDGNMTGDGDDSDLDLAWKMLNTARVIVAKSPEKTMEKVTILTALAEISMRREDRDSSIGYYFEALAILEHLVRPDHFRIVDLNVRICLAFELASKVGDAIPYCAKAISLCKSRIHNLKIAKEALLADRDLRASAAKGHSGKSTLEDEISYLARMLPRFQKKLEELKQAMSTPSDGIDNIMKRVVSQASHEQSVNNTMARTASLTSSQMARSNNSFHSPTMSTAAPRGSTGSSITDFEIVGRDMKRAKDESISYEPSPKRLAADDSPSVNEI; encoded by the exons atggccgccccgccgccgccgccaccgccaccgccaccgccggctCTCCCGGACGACGTCGTCGAagagatcctcctccgcctcccgcccgACGACCCAGGTAGCCTCTTCCGCGCCTCCCTCGTCTGCAAGGCCTGGAGGAGCACCGTCTCCCATCCCCACTTCCGCCGCCGCTTCATCGggctccaccgccaccgggcaCCCCCCGTGCTCGGCTTCCTCCACGACTGGAAAGACGAGCGCATCCCAGACTTCGTCCCCACCACCGCCTCGCCCTTCTCCCTCACCGCTCCAGACCGCCGGTTCTGGCGCGCCCTCGACTGCCGCCACGGCCGCGCCCTCTTCCTCTCCGACGACAGCCAGGAAACTCAGGAACTCATCCTGTGGGAGCCAATCACGGGCGCCCGTCAGGGCATACCGGTGCCCTCGGCGTTCACGTGCGGGTGGCCGACCGCGGCCGTGTTCTGCGCAGCCGACGGGTGCGATCACCGCGACTGTGCGGGGGGCCCCTTCGGCGTGGTCTTCGTCTTCACCCTCGACATCTCGCCCAACGCAGACGTTGTCACATCGGCGTGCTTGTACTCGTCAGAGACTAGCACGTGGGGCAAGCTGAACTCGAGGGAACACGAGTTCGCCATGGACTTTGAGCATAATTCCAGCGTGCTGGTTGGGAGGTCTCTGCTCTACTTCCTGTCCGACGGTGGGATGATCCTGGAGTACAATTTGGGCAGTGGTGAACTGGCTGTGTTGGACACACCACCTAACGATTACGGCAGTGAAAACCACAGATTTAACCTCATGGTGGCGGAGGACGGTTTGCTGGGGGTTGCCGAAGCCATTGATTTTCAGCTCATATTGTGGAAAAGGGAGGCGAGTGATGGCACTAATGCACGATGGGTGGTGAGCCGGATCATCGACCTGGACATCGATCCATGCACACTTGTTCCAGTGTTGGGCTTTGCGGAGGGGGCAAATGCTATTTTCGTGAAAACTGTTGGTAGTCTCTTCATGATCGAGCTGCAGTCGGAGCAGGCGAAAAGGGTGTGCCATAATCATGGCTTCTGTAATTTGATTCCAGTTGTCAGCTTCTACACTCCACATTCTGGGCTCCAAGTGCCCGGGGGTGAACACCAGGACCCAGCGCCGCGGCTGAACCTACTGAGGAGGGGTGGTCAGCAAGGGGTATGGGAGGAGAAATCACTAGAATTGGCGCAAGTGCTGTTTGATAAGGGGTGCAAGGCTATCAATGAGAAGGACTTGGCCCACGCGGCTGACTGCTTCAGACATGCTCTCGAGATCAG GGTTCGACATTATGGAGGCCTTGCTCCTGAGTGTGCTAGCACGTTTTACCGTTATGGAGGTGCCTTGTTATGCAAAGCTCAGGAGGCAGCCAATCGTTCAG GGGCAAACTTGCGTGGCAAAGGTCAGACGGATGGGAACATGACAGgcgatggagatgattctgatttGGATTTGGCCTGGAAAATGTTGAATACTGCAAGGGTGATAGTTGCCAAGAGTCCAGAGAAGACAATGGAGAAGGTTACTATATTGACTGCTCTAGCTGAAATCTCCATGAGAAGAG AGGACAGAGACAGCTCAATCGGTTACTACTTTGAAGCTTTAGCGATCTTGGAACATTTGGTTAGGCCTGACCATTTTCGAATTGTCGATCT AAACGTCCGCATATGTTTGGCCTTTGAGTTAGCATCCAAGGTTGGGGATGCAATCCCATATTGTGCAAAGGCTATTTCATTATGCAAGTCGCGTATACATAATCTGAAAATTGCCAAGGAAGCTTTGTTGGCTGATAGAGACCTTAGAGCATCTGCTGCTAAAGGACACTCAGGAAAGTCGACTCTGGAAGATGAGATATCTTACCTTGCTAGAATGTTGCCTCGATTCCAGAAGAAG CTTGAAGAACTGAAGCAAGCAATGTCAACCCCAAGCGACGGCATAGATAATATTATGAAGAGGGTGGTCTCACAGGCAAGTCATGAGCAGAGTGTTAACAATACTATGGCAAGAACTGCATCTTTGACTTCTTCGCAGATGGCACGATCAAACAACAGCTTCCATTCCCCAACTATGTCGACGGCAGCACCAAGAGGAAGCACTGGAAGTAGCATAACCGACTTTGAGATTGTTGGCAGAGACATGAAACGAGCTAAAGATGAGTCGATCTCCTACGAACCTTCTCCAAAGAGACTTGCAGCAGATGATTCACCATCCGTGAATGAAATTTGA
- the LOC119287607 gene encoding uncharacterized protein LOC119287607 isoform X2 gives MAEPPRHRTSPPALPHELVEEILLRLPHDDPACLLRASFACKAWGRAVSQPDFRGRFIKEHQHRPLPLIGFLHNWEDERVPRFFSTIALPFSLPAPDRASWLALDCRHGRALFLSESEGSGAQQLLVWDLNTGVQRRIPVPPLHSSYVYRTAAVLCPADGCDHRDCNGGPFRVVFVFTMVRCVLMWPGVTSVCVYSSETGTWSGELGKISHQFHALTFTCHSSLLLGRSLLYFMSDGGFILEYDLASNVLTGFETPYNSNKQIFNLMVAEDGGIGVSEGFSSHLKLWSREESDAQWVLSRVIHLQNSLPPAALVDAEAELMVLGFAEGVNVIFVNTVAGLFTIELQSERVKKVCDDHGFCNLIPVVSFYTPVDRLEYQDLLPSIPSENVGDEEGGEEEKTVDEAHQLLDKGSNTIKEGGFVDAVERVSHDLNARVGGHGEVAPGCASTFDKYECAYIAQEVNDSLDDVSRSVSNEESVKGTSSKDDAEDSKTSGSNGEDAAPSSEKGDSQEVLG, from the exons ATGGCAGAACCGCCACGGCACCGCACCTCGCCGCCGGCGCTCCCGCACGAGCTCGTCGaggagatcctcctccgcctcccacACGACGACCCAGCCTGCCTCCTCCGCGCCTCCTTCGCCTGCAAGGCCTGGGGCCGCGCCGTCTCCCAGCCCGACTTCCGCGGCCGCTTCATCAAGGAGCACCAGCATCGGCCACTGCCCTTGATCGGCTTCCTCCACAACTGGGAGGACGAGCGCGTCCCCCGCTTCTTCTCCACCATCGCCTTGCCCTTCTCCCTCCCCGCCCCGGACCGCGCCTCCTGGCTCGCCCTCGACTGCCGCCACGGCCGCGCCCTCTTCCTCTCCGAGTCCGAGGGATCTGGTGCTCAGCAACTCCTTGTGTGGGATCTAAACACGGGCGTCCAGCGGCGCATACCAGTGCCCCCGCTGCACAGCAGCTACGTGTACAGGACCGCGGCCGTGCTCTGCCCAGCGGACGGGTGCGACCACCGCGACTGCAACGGGGGTCCCTTCCGCGTGGTCTTCGTCTTCACCATGGTCCGGTGTGTGCTGATGTGGCCCGGTGTCACGTCGGTGTGCGTCTACTCGTCAGAGACTGGCACGTGGTCCGGTGAACTGGGCAAGATTAGTCACCAGTTCCACGCGTTGACGTTTACATGTCATTCCAGCCTGCTCCTTGGGAGGTCTCTGCTCTACTTCATGTCCGACGGTGGGTTCATCCTAGAGTATGACTTGGCCAGCAACGTCCTGACTGGCTTCGAGACGCCATACAACAGCAACAAGCAGATATTTAACCTTATGGTGGCGGAGGATGGTGGAATAGGAGTTAGCGAAGGCTTCAGTTCCCATCTCAAACTGTGGTCAAGGGAGGAGAGTGATGCACAGTGGGTACTTAGCCGGGTCATCCACCTGCAAAATTCGCTCCCACCTGCTGCTCTCGTGGATGCAGAGGCTGAACTGATGGTATTGGGATTTGCCGAGGGAGTGAATGTCATTTTCGTTAACACGGTGGCTGGCCTCTTCACAATCGAGCTACAGTCGGAGCGGGTGAAGAAGGTGTGCGATGATCATGGCTTCTGTAATTTGATTCCAGTTGTCAGCTTCTACACTCCCGTGGACCGTCTCGAATACCAGGACCTGCTGCCGTCGATCCCTAGTGAGAATGTAGGTGATGAGgaggggggagaggaggagaaaacAGTAGACGAGGCACATCAGCTACTTGACAAGgggtccaatactatcaaggagggtggCTTTGTCGACGCCGTTGAACGTGTCAGCCATGACCTCAATGCCAG GGTTGGGGGTCATGGAGAAGTTGCTCCAGGGTGTGCTAGCACGTTTGACAAATATGAATGCGCATACATAGCTCAAGAGGTGAATGATTCTTTGGATGATGTTTCCAGGAGTGTATCAAATGAAGAATCGGTGAAGGGCACATCCAGCAAAGATGATGCTGAGGACTCAAAGACCTCTGGTAGCAATGGTGAGGATGCTGCTCCATCTTCGGAGAAAGGTGATTCTCAAGAAG TGCTAGGCTGA
- the LOC119287606 gene encoding uncharacterized protein LOC119287606: protein MAASPPRRRASPPSIPDELFEEILLRLPPDDPACLLRASLVCKAWSHTVSSPRFRRRLHELHPTPPVLGVLHNWEYDAIPRFIHTTASSFSLAAPDSRSWRALDYRHGRALFLSKGQDAEELLVWGPITGAQQRVPVPAAFQGDYPTAAVFCAMDGCGHRDCFGGPFRVVFVFCVDEEDAELDPFLTSAAVYSSETGMWGELTSMHGEFVMYFEFYSSVLIGRSLYFLSDGGLILEYDLVRHGLTVFNTPHCQPDYMSDDDGFDYRYNLMLVEGGALGVSQELGQRLKLWTKEPSYGTDAIWVLSRVINLNMLLPNDALVDATNSVQVLGFAQEANVIFVVTVAGLFSIELQSKRVSKVCGHRGFCNLIPVVSFYTPHARLEALMGRTP, encoded by the coding sequence ATGGCAgcatcgccgccgcgccgccgcgcctcgccgccgtcgATCCCGGACGAGCTATTCGAagagatcctcctccgcctcccacCCGACGACCCCGCCTGCCTCCTCCGCGCCTCCCTCGTCTGCAAGGCCTGGAGCCACACCGTCTCCAGCCCCagattccgccgccgcctccacgagCTCCACCCCACACCCCCCGTGCTCGGCGTCCTCCACAACTGGGAATACGACGCCATCCCCCGATTCATCCACACCACCGCATCGTCCTTCTCCCTCGCCGCCCCGGACTCTCGCTCCTGGCGTGCCCTTGACTACCGCCACGGCCGCGCCCTCTTCCTCTCCAAGGGCCAGGACGCCGAGGAGCTCCTTGTGTGGGGGCCAATCACGGGCGCCCAGCAGCGCGTACCGGTGCCCGCGGCGTTCCAGGGCGACTACCCGACGGCTGCCGTGTTCTGCGCAATGGACGGGTGCGGCCACCGCGACTGCTTCGGGGGCCCTTTTCGGGTGGTCTTCGTCTTCTGTGTCGATGAAGAAGACGCTGAGCTGGATCCGTTTCTCACGTCGGCCGCCGTGTACTCGTCGGAGACCGGCATGTGGGGCGAGCTGACCTCGATGCACGGTGAGTTCGTGATGTACTTCGAATTTTATTCCAGCGTGCTCATTGGAAGGTCACTCTACTTCTTGTCCGACGGTGGGTTGATCCTGGAGTATGATTTAGTGAGGCACGGGCTGACTGTGTTCAACACACCTCATTGCCAACCCGATTACATGTCTGATGATGATGGGTTTGACTATAGATATAACCTAATGCTGGTGGAGGGGGGTGCACTGGGTGTTAGTCAAGAATTGGGTCAGCGTCTCAAATTGTGGACAAAAGAGCCAAGTTACGGCACTGATGCGATATGGGTACTTAGCCGGGtcatcaacttgaatatgttgcttCCAAATGATGCTCTCGTGGATGCAACAAATTCGGTGCAAGTGTTGGGCTTTGCTCAGGAAGCAAATGTCATTTTCGTGGTGACGGTTGCTGGCCTCTTCTCAATTGAGCTGCAATCCAAGCGGGTGAGTAAGGTGTGCGGTCATCGTGGCTTCTGTAATCTGATTCCAGTTGTCAGCTTCTACACTCCACATGCTAGGCTCGAAGCACTCATGGGGCGAACACCATGA
- the LOC119287607 gene encoding uncharacterized protein LOC119287607 isoform X4 yields MAEPPRHRTSPPALPHELVEEILLRLPHDDPACLLRASFACKAWGRAVSQPDFRGRFIKEHQHRPLPLIGFLHNWEDERVPRFFSTIALPFSLPAPDRASWLALDCRHGRALFLSESEGSGAQQLLVWDLNTGVQRRIPVPPLHSSYVYRTAAVLCPADGCDHRDCNGGPFRVVFVFTMVRCVLMWPGVTSVCVYSSETGTWSGELGKISHQFHALTFTCHSSLLLGRSLLYFMSDGGFILEYDLASNVLTGFETPYNSNKQIFNLMVAEDGGIGVSEGFSSHLKLWSREESDAQWVLSRVIHLQNSLPPAALVDAEAELMVLGFAEGVNVIFVNTVAGLFTIELQSERVKKVCDDHGFCNLIPVVSFYTPVDRLEYQDLLPSIPSENVGDEEGGEEEKTVDEAHQLLDKGSNTIKEGGFVDAVERVSHDLNARSVSNEESVKGTSSKDDAEDSKTSGSNGEDAAPSSEKGDSQEGTVLSLSLSLDQQCCQGCTTAW; encoded by the exons ATGGCAGAACCGCCACGGCACCGCACCTCGCCGCCGGCGCTCCCGCACGAGCTCGTCGaggagatcctcctccgcctcccacACGACGACCCAGCCTGCCTCCTCCGCGCCTCCTTCGCCTGCAAGGCCTGGGGCCGCGCCGTCTCCCAGCCCGACTTCCGCGGCCGCTTCATCAAGGAGCACCAGCATCGGCCACTGCCCTTGATCGGCTTCCTCCACAACTGGGAGGACGAGCGCGTCCCCCGCTTCTTCTCCACCATCGCCTTGCCCTTCTCCCTCCCCGCCCCGGACCGCGCCTCCTGGCTCGCCCTCGACTGCCGCCACGGCCGCGCCCTCTTCCTCTCCGAGTCCGAGGGATCTGGTGCTCAGCAACTCCTTGTGTGGGATCTAAACACGGGCGTCCAGCGGCGCATACCAGTGCCCCCGCTGCACAGCAGCTACGTGTACAGGACCGCGGCCGTGCTCTGCCCAGCGGACGGGTGCGACCACCGCGACTGCAACGGGGGTCCCTTCCGCGTGGTCTTCGTCTTCACCATGGTCCGGTGTGTGCTGATGTGGCCCGGTGTCACGTCGGTGTGCGTCTACTCGTCAGAGACTGGCACGTGGTCCGGTGAACTGGGCAAGATTAGTCACCAGTTCCACGCGTTGACGTTTACATGTCATTCCAGCCTGCTCCTTGGGAGGTCTCTGCTCTACTTCATGTCCGACGGTGGGTTCATCCTAGAGTATGACTTGGCCAGCAACGTCCTGACTGGCTTCGAGACGCCATACAACAGCAACAAGCAGATATTTAACCTTATGGTGGCGGAGGATGGTGGAATAGGAGTTAGCGAAGGCTTCAGTTCCCATCTCAAACTGTGGTCAAGGGAGGAGAGTGATGCACAGTGGGTACTTAGCCGGGTCATCCACCTGCAAAATTCGCTCCCACCTGCTGCTCTCGTGGATGCAGAGGCTGAACTGATGGTATTGGGATTTGCCGAGGGAGTGAATGTCATTTTCGTTAACACGGTGGCTGGCCTCTTCACAATCGAGCTACAGTCGGAGCGGGTGAAGAAGGTGTGCGATGATCATGGCTTCTGTAATTTGATTCCAGTTGTCAGCTTCTACACTCCCGTGGACCGTCTCGAATACCAGGACCTGCTGCCGTCGATCCCTAGTGAGAATGTAGGTGATGAGgaggggggagaggaggagaaaacAGTAGACGAGGCACATCAGCTACTTGACAAGgggtccaatactatcaaggagggtggCTTTGTCGACGCCGTTGAACGTGTCAGCCATGACCTCAATGCCAG GAGTGTATCAAATGAAGAATCGGTGAAGGGCACATCCAGCAAAGATGATGCTGAGGACTCAAAGACCTCTGGTAGCAATGGTGAGGATGCTGCTCCATCTTCGGAGAAAGGTGATTCTCAAGAAGGTACTGTATTATCATTGTCCCTTTCTTTGGACCAGCAGTGCTGCCAGGGCTGCACAACTGCGTGGTGA